The following are encoded together in the Streptomyces sp. NBC_00341 genome:
- a CDS encoding GAF domain-containing protein — MEASPVDVMRLAVRESDRAARLIHRAREARLAGDRMPLAPRAEIGDSWNRVLRSGIDPEKSTHSVLLEPDEIEHRRRSSTLGEVMPLLGDALTAIADASQQIMVVTDVEGRVLWRQGNTGVLRRADDICLAEGAAWSEESTGTNAIGTAIAARAPVQVHSAEHFVRSLHGWTCAAAPVRDPRDGRLMGIVDISGPASTFHPTTLALVGSVARLAESEIRTRHLESIDRLRSVAAPMLCRLGGRALAVDGHGWLAAVTGMPPVDRLPLPKSLRPGRVWLPSLGMCRVEPLPGGWLVQVADGAMDSPPRRVVLDLSRPRGLAVNVVSPVGTWTQRLSPRHAELLFALALHREGRTASELAQDIFGDPTRTVTVRAEISRLRRHLAEVLAHRPYRFGDGVEVEVIHPEHPGDLLPRSNAPVVTAARSAG; from the coding sequence ATGGAGGCAAGTCCTGTCGATGTGATGCGGCTGGCGGTCCGGGAGTCGGACCGGGCCGCGCGCCTGATCCACCGGGCCCGCGAGGCGCGGCTGGCCGGTGACCGCATGCCGCTCGCGCCGCGGGCCGAGATCGGCGACTCGTGGAACCGGGTGCTGCGCAGCGGGATCGATCCGGAGAAGTCCACCCACAGCGTCCTGCTGGAGCCGGACGAGATCGAGCACCGGCGCAGGAGCTCCACGCTGGGCGAGGTGATGCCGCTGCTCGGTGACGCCCTGACGGCCATCGCGGACGCCTCGCAGCAGATCATGGTGGTCACCGATGTGGAGGGCCGGGTGCTGTGGCGCCAGGGCAACACGGGGGTGCTGCGCCGGGCCGACGACATCTGCCTGGCGGAGGGCGCCGCCTGGTCGGAGGAGAGCACCGGCACCAACGCGATCGGCACGGCGATCGCCGCGCGCGCCCCGGTCCAGGTGCACTCCGCGGAGCACTTCGTGCGGAGTCTGCACGGGTGGACGTGTGCGGCGGCCCCGGTGCGCGATCCCAGGGACGGCCGGCTGATGGGGATCGTCGACATCAGCGGACCCGCGTCCACCTTCCATCCGACGACGCTCGCCCTGGTCGGTTCGGTGGCCCGGCTGGCGGAGAGCGAGATCAGGACCCGGCATCTGGAGTCCATCGACCGGCTGCGCTCGGTGGCGGCGCCGATGCTCTGCCGGCTGGGCGGCCGGGCGCTGGCCGTGGACGGCCACGGCTGGCTGGCGGCGGTCACCGGGATGCCGCCGGTGGACCGGCTGCCGCTGCCGAAGTCCCTGCGGCCGGGCCGGGTGTGGCTGCCCTCGCTCGGGATGTGCCGGGTCGAGCCGCTGCCGGGGGGCTGGCTGGTGCAGGTGGCGGACGGCGCGATGGACAGCCCGCCGCGCCGGGTCGTGCTCGACCTGAGCCGGCCGCGCGGCCTCGCGGTGAACGTGGTCAGCCCGGTGGGTACCTGGACGCAGCGGCTGTCCCCGCGCCACGCCGAGCTGCTGTTCGCGCTGGCGCTGCACCGTGAGGGGCGTACCGCCTCCGAGCTGGCGCAGGACATCTTCGGTGATCCGACCAGGACGGTGACGGTGCGGGCCGAGATCTCCCGGCTGCGGCGCCATCTCGCGGAGGTGCTGGCGCACCGCCCGTACCGCTTCGGTGACGGGGTCGAGGTGGAGGTGATCCACCCGGAGCACCCGGGCGATCTGCTGCCGCGCTCGAACGCCCCGGTGGTGACGGCGGCGCGCAGCGCGGGTTGA
- a CDS encoding acyl-CoA dehydrogenase family protein: MAATTHTVSNQPPPLLGYDVFSADLALTEAVDRHLAPELLEEARAGLVRLGRSAGSAQARRWGEQANGNPPRLRTHDRYGNRVDEVEFHPAWHRLLGHAVSAGLTDAWDRPGGHVRRAAGFLVWTQAEAGHGCPLSMTHAAVPALRTDPAAAADWEPLLTSHVYEEGLRPAAEKAGALLGMGMTEKQGGTDVRSNTTRAEPLSAEGEYLLTGHKWFCSAPMSDGFLVLAQAPGGLTCFLLPRVLPDGTRNAFAIQRLKDKLGNRSNASAEVEFDGTWARRIGEEGRGVRTIIEMVAATRLDCVTGSAALMRQAVAQAVHHATYRSAFGGVLVDKPLMRNVLADLALESEAATVLAMRLAAAYDAGTESEAAFLRIAVPAAKYWVTKRCTPMVGEALECLGGNGYVEESGMPRLLREAPLNSIWEGSGNVQALDVLRALQREPLALNAFLSEVGLARGSDHRLDRAIKDLLTELADLAGIEARGRRLVERMALVLQGSLLVRWAPPEVADAFCASRLGGDWGSAFGTLPHTLDLASVVERARPVAG; this comes from the coding sequence ATGGCAGCCACCACCCACACAGTGTCCAACCAGCCCCCTCCCCTGCTCGGCTACGACGTCTTCTCCGCGGACCTCGCGCTCACCGAGGCCGTGGACCGGCACCTCGCGCCTGAGCTGCTCGAAGAGGCGCGGGCCGGCCTGGTCCGGCTCGGCCGGTCCGCCGGTTCCGCGCAGGCTCGGCGGTGGGGTGAGCAGGCGAACGGGAATCCGCCCCGGCTGCGCACCCATGACCGGTACGGGAACCGCGTCGACGAGGTGGAGTTCCATCCGGCCTGGCACCGGCTGCTCGGGCACGCGGTCTCCGCGGGACTGACCGACGCCTGGGACCGGCCGGGCGGGCATGTGCGCCGGGCGGCCGGTTTCCTGGTCTGGACGCAGGCGGAGGCGGGCCACGGCTGCCCGCTCTCGATGACGCACGCCGCGGTGCCCGCGCTGCGCACCGATCCGGCGGCGGCAGCCGACTGGGAGCCGCTGCTGACCTCGCACGTGTACGAGGAGGGGCTGCGGCCGGCCGCGGAGAAGGCCGGAGCGCTCCTCGGGATGGGCATGACGGAGAAGCAGGGCGGCACGGACGTCCGGTCGAACACGACGCGCGCGGAGCCGCTGTCCGCCGAGGGCGAGTACCTGCTCACCGGGCACAAGTGGTTCTGCTCGGCGCCGATGTCCGACGGGTTCCTGGTCCTGGCGCAGGCGCCCGGCGGACTGACGTGCTTCCTGCTGCCCCGGGTGCTGCCGGACGGCACCCGCAACGCGTTCGCGATCCAGCGGCTCAAGGACAAGCTGGGCAACCGGTCCAACGCGTCGGCCGAGGTCGAGTTCGACGGTACGTGGGCCCGCCGGATCGGTGAGGAGGGGCGCGGGGTGCGCACGATCATCGAGATGGTGGCGGCGACCCGGCTGGACTGTGTGACCGGCTCCGCCGCGCTGATGCGGCAGGCGGTGGCGCAGGCGGTGCACCACGCCACGTACCGGAGCGCGTTCGGCGGGGTGCTGGTGGACAAGCCGCTGATGCGCAACGTGCTGGCCGATCTGGCGCTGGAGTCGGAGGCGGCGACGGTGCTGGCGATGCGGCTGGCCGCCGCGTACGACGCGGGGACGGAGAGCGAGGCGGCGTTCTTGCGGATCGCGGTGCCGGCGGCCAAGTACTGGGTGACGAAGCGGTGCACGCCGATGGTGGGCGAGGCGCTCGAATGCCTGGGCGGGAACGGCTATGTGGAGGAGTCGGGCATGCCCCGGCTGCTGCGGGAGGCGCCGCTCAACTCGATCTGGGAGGGGTCGGGGAACGTACAGGCGCTGGATGTGCTGCGGGCGCTGCAACGCGAGCCGCTGGCGCTGAACGCCTTCCTCTCGGAGGTCGGCCTGGCGCGGGGCTCCGATCACCGGCTGGACCGGGCGATCAAGGACCTGCTGACCGAGCTGGCGGATCTGGCCGGGATCGAGGCGCGCGGCAGGCGGCTGGTGGAGCGGATGGCTCTGGTGCTGCAGGGCTCGCTGCTGGTCCGCTGGGCACCGCCGGAGGTCGCCGACGCGTTCTGCGCCTCACGGCTGGGCGGGGACTGGGGCTCGGCGTTCGGGACGCTGCCGCACACCCTGGATCTGGCGTCGGTCGTGGAGCGGGCGCGGCCCGTGGCGGGCTGA
- a CDS encoding YihY/virulence factor BrkB family protein: MQAANETPERPPGRLHRARVLYRNVSKRQMAWQLLKDTVNSCMEYRILGLAAEAAFFTLLSLPPLLLGLIGLLGYVDEWTSTTTVASIENNILSAAQTVLSQRGVNDFAKPLLADVTTGARPDVISIGFAIALWSGSRAVNVFIDTITVMYGLDGQRGIVKTRMLAFSLYVVALLLGAIVLPLLVVGPDRVVEYIPWGTELISVMYWPLVILLSIAFLTTLYHVSVPVRSPWIEDTPGALMALAIWVLGSFLLRIYLTSTVEGPTIYGSLAAPIAVLLWIGVSAFAVLVGAAVNAAIDRVWPSVATAAARAANDRVRAVQAAEFVARTKAESWDEDADDEYGDEGDSPYMPSEFPERWSRFLPPDDVKSRLQPGREKEPDKPYRPSE; the protein is encoded by the coding sequence GTGCAGGCAGCAAATGAAACACCCGAGCGGCCACCGGGCCGGCTCCACCGGGCGCGAGTCCTCTACCGCAACGTCTCCAAGCGGCAGATGGCCTGGCAACTGCTCAAGGACACCGTCAACTCGTGCATGGAGTACCGCATTCTGGGACTCGCGGCCGAGGCGGCGTTCTTCACCCTGCTCTCCCTGCCGCCGCTGCTGCTGGGACTGATCGGCCTGCTCGGCTACGTCGACGAGTGGACCAGCACCACCACGGTCGCCTCCATCGAGAACAACATCCTCAGCGCGGCGCAGACCGTGCTCTCCCAACGGGGCGTCAACGACTTCGCCAAACCGCTCCTGGCGGACGTCACCACCGGGGCCCGGCCCGACGTCATCTCGATCGGTTTCGCGATCGCGCTCTGGTCCGGCTCCCGTGCGGTCAACGTCTTCATCGACACCATCACCGTGATGTACGGGCTCGACGGCCAGCGCGGCATCGTCAAGACCCGGATGCTCGCCTTCTCGCTGTACGTGGTGGCGCTGCTGCTCGGCGCGATCGTGCTGCCGCTCCTGGTGGTCGGCCCTGACCGGGTCGTTGAGTACATCCCCTGGGGCACCGAGCTGATAAGCGTCATGTACTGGCCCCTGGTGATATTGCTGTCCATCGCCTTCCTGACGACGCTCTACCACGTGTCCGTCCCCGTCCGCTCGCCCTGGATCGAGGACACCCCGGGGGCGCTGATGGCGCTCGCGATCTGGGTGCTGGGCAGCTTCCTGCTGCGGATCTACCTCACGAGTACGGTCGAGGGCCCGACGATCTACGGATCGCTCGCCGCACCCATCGCCGTACTGCTGTGGATCGGCGTCTCCGCGTTCGCGGTGCTGGTGGGCGCCGCCGTCAACGCCGCCATCGACCGGGTGTGGCCCTCGGTCGCGACGGCCGCGGCACGTGCGGCCAACGACCGGGTGCGCGCGGTCCAGGCGGCGGAGTTCGTGGCCCGCACCAAGGCGGAGAGCTGGGACGAGGACGCGGACGACGAGTACGGGGACGAGGGCGACAGCCCCTATATGCCGTCCGAGTTCCCGGAGCGGTGGTCCCGGTTCCTGCCGCCCGACGACGTGAAGTCCAGGCTCCAGCCGGGCCGCGAGAAGGAGCCGGACAAGCCGTACCGGCCCAGCGAATGA
- a CDS encoding CU044_2847 family protein — protein sequence MAALMEFTTDSGATVMVEVDRHAPGAQLVSRDGNALARSGRTFDHALQGIRAAAESALAVFRDGTLKPDGVEIEFGVKITTEAGAVIAKSAVEGHLTVKLSWSPGSAPAPQPVLPAQAAQPPQPPAAG from the coding sequence ATGGCGGCATTGATGGAATTCACCACCGACAGCGGCGCGACGGTGATGGTCGAGGTCGACCGGCACGCTCCGGGTGCGCAGCTGGTCTCGCGGGACGGCAACGCCCTGGCCCGCTCCGGGCGCACCTTCGACCATGCGCTCCAGGGAATCCGGGCGGCGGCCGAATCGGCGCTCGCGGTGTTCCGGGACGGCACGCTGAAGCCGGACGGGGTGGAGATCGAGTTCGGGGTGAAGATCACCACCGAGGCCGGGGCCGTGATCGCGAAGAGCGCGGTGGAGGGCCATCTGACGGTCAAGCTGTCGTGGTCACCCGGTTCCGCACCGGCACCGCAGCCCGTACTGCCGGCACAGGCCGCTCAGCCGCCGCAGCCGCCCGCCGCCGGCTGA
- a CDS encoding DUF6597 domain-containing transcriptional factor, translating into MGDRYEERASRLDGAKVWTLTVPPGSAHPVLPDGCMDLLWIGGRLLVAGPDTRAEPAPVSDGGSFAGIRFAPGTAPALLGVPAHELRDRRIALAGLWPAAEVRELTERVAEAAEPAAALEEIALRRAADTAPPDPVMTYVAAQLDAGRSVANTARAAGLGARQLHRRSLAAFGYGPKTLARVLRLQRALALVRSGTPYADAALAAGCADQAHLAREMRELAGTTLTGYLAAS; encoded by the coding sequence ATGGGCGACCGGTACGAAGAGCGCGCGTCGAGACTCGACGGTGCGAAGGTGTGGACGCTGACCGTGCCACCGGGCTCGGCCCACCCGGTGCTGCCCGACGGCTGCATGGACCTGCTCTGGATCGGCGGCAGGCTGCTCGTCGCGGGCCCGGACACACGCGCCGAACCCGCCCCCGTGAGCGACGGGGGCAGCTTCGCGGGCATCCGCTTCGCCCCCGGCACGGCTCCCGCCCTGCTCGGCGTACCGGCGCACGAACTGCGCGACCGCCGGATCGCGCTGGCCGGGCTGTGGCCGGCCGCGGAGGTCCGCGAGCTCACCGAGCGGGTCGCGGAGGCCGCGGAGCCGGCCGCGGCCCTGGAGGAGATCGCCCTGCGCCGGGCGGCAGACACCGCGCCCCCGGACCCGGTGATGACCTACGTCGCCGCGCAGCTGGACGCCGGCCGGTCCGTCGCGAACACGGCACGGGCGGCCGGTCTCGGCGCACGCCAGCTGCACCGCCGCTCCCTGGCGGCCTTCGGATACGGCCCCAAGACGCTCGCCCGGGTCCTGCGCCTCCAGCGCGCGCTGGCCCTCGTACGGTCCGGAACGCCGTACGCCGATGCCGCGCTCGCGGCGGGCTGCGCCGACCAGGCGCATCTCGCCCGGGAGATGCGCGAACTGGCCGGCACCACCCTGACCGGGTACCTCGCCGCCTCCTAG
- a CDS encoding VOC family protein yields MTPRLDAISVTTADLPASLAFYRRLGLDIPADAESAPHVEVTLPGGQRLLWDTEDVVRSFDPEWSGTKGGERLGLAFLCDSPAEVDAVYAELTAAGHPGHLKPWDAVWGQRYAVVLDPDGCAVSLFAATS; encoded by the coding sequence ATGACTCCACGACTCGACGCGATCAGCGTCACCACCGCGGACCTGCCCGCATCGCTCGCCTTCTACCGGCGGCTCGGCCTCGACATCCCCGCAGACGCGGAATCCGCACCCCATGTCGAAGTGACGCTCCCGGGCGGACAGCGGCTGCTGTGGGACACCGAGGACGTCGTCCGCTCCTTCGACCCCGAGTGGTCCGGGACGAAGGGCGGTGAGCGCCTCGGTCTCGCCTTCCTCTGCGACAGCCCGGCGGAGGTCGACGCCGTCTACGCGGAGCTGACCGCCGCCGGCCACCCTGGGCACCTGAAGCCGTGGGACGCGGTGTGGGGGCAGCGGTACGCCGTCGTCCTCGATCCGGACGGCTGCGCGGTGTCGCTGTTCGCCGCCACTTCCTAG
- a CDS encoding 3-hydroxyacyl-CoA dehydrogenase: MRIRIVGAGAMGRGIAQWAAVAGHTVELCDVRTEAVTEAAHFVRSMLERAVQKGRMTADDATSAVARLVPLEDPWAAGPEVELVIEAVREDLATKAEVFGRLERALPGSAVFATNTSSLSVTRIAATLKDPARLAGLHFFNPVPLMRIVEVVPGAATRPDIPPLLTELVESCGHRAVTVADTPGFLINHAGRGLVTEALALLEENVSDPAGIDRIARDVLGLRMGPFELMDLTGLDVTAAVIDSIWEGFRHEDRLRPSYLTPNRVTAGLLGRKTGRGWFAYGSEAPAPTVEAPVTGDADRPVHVFAAAHEDREAAALREALSGAGATVEPGPRPSAGALVLVPVWGTTVASAVAAHRLPAGRTFGVDPLPAAGRRRVLAVTPAAEPAAARDARAVLARAADGEPFAVSVVRDTAGTVAQRLLASIVSVSASIAERALAAPADIDPAVTTGLGYPVGPLAWGDRIGAARMLELHRALYATTGDPRHRPTRWVTERAGLGLALTDPGTSPEQCL; this comes from the coding sequence ATGCGTATCAGGATCGTCGGAGCCGGAGCCATGGGCCGCGGCATCGCCCAGTGGGCAGCCGTGGCCGGACACACCGTCGAGCTGTGCGACGTACGGACGGAGGCGGTGACGGAGGCGGCCCACTTCGTACGTTCCATGCTGGAGCGCGCCGTGCAGAAGGGCCGGATGACCGCCGACGACGCGACGTCCGCCGTGGCACGTCTCGTCCCGCTGGAGGACCCGTGGGCAGCGGGCCCGGAGGTCGAGCTGGTCATCGAGGCCGTACGGGAGGACCTCGCCACCAAGGCGGAGGTCTTCGGCAGGCTGGAGCGGGCGCTGCCCGGCTCCGCCGTCTTCGCGACCAACACGTCCTCGCTGTCCGTGACCCGGATCGCCGCCACGCTGAAGGACCCGGCCCGGCTGGCCGGGCTGCACTTCTTCAACCCGGTGCCGCTGATGCGGATCGTCGAGGTCGTGCCCGGCGCGGCCACCAGGCCCGATATCCCGCCGCTGCTGACGGAGCTCGTGGAGAGCTGCGGCCACCGCGCGGTCACGGTCGCCGACACCCCCGGCTTCCTGATCAACCACGCCGGGCGCGGACTCGTGACGGAGGCGCTCGCGCTGCTGGAGGAGAACGTCAGCGACCCGGCGGGCATCGACCGGATCGCCCGGGACGTACTCGGCCTGCGGATGGGCCCGTTCGAGCTGATGGACCTCACCGGACTCGATGTGACCGCCGCCGTCATCGACTCGATCTGGGAGGGCTTCCGGCACGAGGACCGGCTGCGCCCCTCCTACCTGACCCCGAACCGGGTGACCGCCGGGCTGCTCGGCCGCAAGACCGGCAGAGGCTGGTTCGCGTACGGCTCCGAGGCACCCGCCCCGACCGTTGAGGCGCCGGTCACCGGCGACGCGGACCGCCCGGTGCACGTCTTCGCCGCCGCGCACGAGGACCGGGAAGCCGCCGCGCTGCGCGAGGCGCTGAGCGGCGCGGGCGCCACGGTCGAGCCGGGGCCGCGGCCGTCGGCCGGGGCGCTGGTGCTGGTCCCGGTCTGGGGCACCACGGTCGCCTCTGCGGTGGCCGCGCACCGGCTGCCCGCCGGACGCACCTTCGGTGTGGATCCGCTGCCCGCCGCCGGGCGCCGCCGGGTACTCGCGGTGACCCCCGCCGCGGAACCGGCGGCCGCGCGGGACGCCCGCGCGGTACTGGCACGGGCGGCGGACGGCGAGCCGTTCGCGGTCTCCGTGGTGCGGGACACCGCGGGCACGGTCGCGCAGCGGCTGCTCGCCTCCATCGTGTCGGTCTCGGCGTCCATCGCGGAGCGCGCGCTGGCGGCCCCGGCCGATATCGATCCGGCCGTCACCACCGGTCTCGGCTACCCGGTCGGGCCGCTCGCCTGGGGCGACCGGATCGGCGCGGCCCGGATGCTGGAGCTGCACCGGGCCCTGTACGCGACGACCGGCGACCCGCGCCACCGCCCGACCCGCTGGGTCACCGAACGCGCCGGGCTCGGCCTGGCCCTGACGGACCCGGGCACCTCCCCGGAGCAGTGCCTCTGA